In Streptomyces sp. NBC_00448, the following are encoded in one genomic region:
- a CDS encoding DoxX family protein, protein MNAFLWVVQAVLAASFAMSGLVKATQPRDRLLGWFPWAEDFSPPTVRFIGAMGLLGAVGLIAPAASGIAPELTPAAATGLAVMMALAGATHVRRKEPPGVAVTAVILLLAALVAWGRFGPYAW, encoded by the coding sequence ATGAACGCGTTCCTGTGGGTGGTCCAGGCGGTACTCGCCGCCTCGTTCGCCATGTCCGGGCTGGTCAAGGCCACCCAGCCGAGGGACCGGCTGCTCGGCTGGTTTCCGTGGGCCGAGGACTTCTCCCCGCCGACGGTACGGTTCATCGGCGCGATGGGACTGCTCGGCGCGGTCGGGCTGATCGCCCCGGCCGCGAGCGGCATCGCCCCCGAACTGACCCCGGCCGCCGCGACCGGGCTGGCGGTCATGATGGCGCTGGCCGGCGCCACGCACGTCCGCCGCAAGGAGCCGCCCGGCGTGGCCGTGACCGCCGTCATCCTGCTGCTCGCCGCGCTCGTCGCCTGGGGCCGGTTCGGCCCGTACGCCTGGTGA
- a CDS encoding nuclear transport factor 2 family protein, translating into MTDIPMTDVPMTDVPTIVDRCAIDALRGEFTDAGTTGDYDRFAALFTADGVWRIPDGHIEFTGREAIRAGIERLQANWEYFIQNVHPGTIRIDGDTATGRSYVSELGRMRDGSSHLNYSIYHDRYRRTPDGWRFTERSYEVRYVDSTPLAGSSPHAPERDHRG; encoded by the coding sequence ATGACCGACATCCCGATGACCGATGTCCCGATGACCGATGTCCCGACCATCGTCGACCGCTGCGCGATCGACGCGCTGCGCGGTGAGTTCACCGACGCGGGGACGACCGGCGACTACGACCGCTTCGCGGCGCTCTTCACCGCCGACGGGGTGTGGCGCATCCCCGACGGCCACATCGAGTTCACCGGCCGCGAGGCGATCCGCGCCGGGATCGAGCGGTTGCAGGCCAACTGGGAGTACTTCATCCAGAACGTGCACCCCGGCACGATCCGGATCGACGGCGACACCGCCACGGGCCGCTCCTACGTCTCGGAGCTCGGGCGGATGCGCGACGGCAGCTCCCACCTGAACTACTCGATCTACCACGACCGCTACCGGCGCACCCCGGACGGCTGGAGGTTCACGGAGCGCAGCTACGAGGTCCGGTACGTCGACTCGACCCCGCTCGCGGGCTCGTCGCCCCACGCGCCGGAACGGGACCACCGGGGGTGA
- a CDS encoding MerR family transcriptional regulator: protein MRIGELAARSGVSVRSVRYYEEQGLLSSTRSASGQRHYTDHEVERVAFIQRLYAGGLSSRTILELLPCADAPSERNSDVALERMAQERDRLSAHIADLVRTRAALDGLIVTAREYRDQLRTAGAGAPVAC, encoded by the coding sequence GTGCGGATCGGGGAACTCGCGGCGAGGTCCGGCGTCAGCGTCCGGTCGGTGCGCTACTACGAGGAGCAGGGGCTGCTCAGCAGCACCCGCAGCGCCAGTGGGCAGCGGCACTACACGGACCACGAGGTCGAGCGGGTCGCGTTCATCCAGCGGCTCTACGCCGGGGGCCTGTCCAGCCGCACCATCCTGGAGCTGCTGCCCTGCGCGGACGCCCCCAGCGAGCGGAACTCCGACGTCGCGCTGGAGCGGATGGCGCAGGAGCGCGACCGGCTCTCGGCGCACATCGCCGACCTCGTACGGACCCGCGCGGCGCTCGACGGGCTCATCGTCACGGCGCGGGAGTACCGCGACCAGTTGCGGACGGCGGGCGCGGGCGCGCCGGTGGCCTGCTGA